From Mumia sp. ZJ1417:
CCTCGTCGTACGGCAGCGACGGGTCGCAACGGACGCCGAAGTAGTTCTGGACGCGGCGCTCGGTGGGCAGACCGTTGTCGTCCCAGCCCATCGGGTAGAAGACCTCCTTGCCGCGCATCCGCTGGAAGCGGGCGACGAGGTCGGCGTGGGTGTACGAGAAGACGTGACCGACGTGGAGCGAGCCGGAGACGGTCGGGGGAGGGGTGTCGATCGAGTACACCTGGTCGCGCGTCTTGGAGCGGTCGAACGCGTAGGTGCCCCGCTCCTGCCACAGCGCGGACCACTTCTGCTCGAGCCCCTCCAGGGCAGGCTTCTCCGGCACGTTGCTCATGCCTCCAGTCTAGGAGGGAGCGGCGCCGCGCCGTGACCCGGTTCTCGCCTGTCCTCACGGGGAAGGCGGGCCAGCCTTCGCGCCGGCCGTGACGGCCTCCTCGTACGGGTCGCGCGGGCCGGCGCCGGCGGCGACGTCCTCCTTGTGGCCGAGCGCGCTCGGCCACCACATGTGGCGTCCGACATCGAGGTTCAGCGCCGTGACCAGCACCGACCGTACGACCAGGGTGTCGAGCAGCACGCCGAACGCGACGGCGAAGCCGATCTCGGCGAAGAACACCAGCGGGAGCGTGCCGAGCACGGCGAACGTGCCGGCCAGGACCAGGCCCGCCGACGTGATCACGCCACCGGTCGCGGCAAGCCCGATGAGCGCACCGCGGCGTGTGCCGTACTGCAGCGCCTCCTCGCGCACACGGGTCATGAGGAAGATGTTGTAGTCGATCCCGAGCGCGACCAGGAACACGAACACGAACAGCGGGAACGAGGTGTCCGTCCCTGCGAAGTCGAACACGTACCTGAAGACCAGTGCGCTCACGCCGAGCGCCGCCCCGAACGACAGCACGACCGTGCCGAGCAGGATCAGCGGTGCCACGACCGCCCGCAGCAGGAGCATGAGGATCAGCAGCACCACCACGAGGACGGCCGGGATGATCACCCGGTTGTCTCGTGCCGAGGCGGTCTGGATGTCGAGCGTCACGGCCGTCATCCCGCCGACGAGCGCGTCGGGGTCGGCGGAGTCGAGCTCGCTGCGCAGCGACTCGATGGCGTCGTACGCCGCGTCGCTGTCGGGCTCCGCCTCGAGCGTCCCCTCCATGTACGCCCAGTCGCCCTCGACACGCGGCTCGGTGACGCTGCCCGCCGCGATCCCGTCATCGGCCTGGAAGGTCGTACGGACCGCATCGGCGGCGTCGGGGCTCGCGACGACGACCACCGGAGCGCCCGCCCCGCCGGGGAAGTGCTCCGACAAGACCTTCTCGCCCTTGACCGAGTCGGGCGTGCCGAGGAACGCCTCCTCGGTGCTGAGCCCGGTCGCGTTGAGCTGGAGGATGCCGATGCTGGCGATGGCGAGGATCACGGAGGTCGTCACCCACACGCGGCGCGGAGCGCGGGCGATGCGGCGACCGACGCCGGCCCACAGCCCGTGCGCGGCCGGGTCTTCGTCGCCGAAGTGGGGGATGCGAGGCCAGAAGATCCAGCGCCCGAGGACGACCAGGAGCGCGGGCAGCATCGTCAGCATCACCGCGAGCCCGCACACGATGCCGATCGCTGCGACGGGGCCGAGACCGCGGGTCGAGGTCATCTGGGCGAGCAGCAGGCAGAGCATGCCGATCGCGACGGTCGCGCCGCTGGCGATGATCGCCGGGCCCGCCCGGTGCAGGGCGACCACCATCGCCTCGCGTCGGTTCTCGTGCCGTCGCAGCTCCTCGCGATAGCGGGCGACCAGCAGCAGCGCGTAGTCCGTGCCGGCGCCGAAGACGAGCACCGTGAGGATGCTCGCGCTCTGGCCGTCGACCGTGAGGTTGGCGTGCTTGGCGAGCAGGACGACGACCGCCTGCGCGACCGTGAGCGCGACGCCGGCCGAGATCACCGGGAGCAGCCAGAGCACGGGGCTCCGGTAGGTGAAGAGCAGCAGCACCGTCACCACGCCCGCTGCGGCGAACAGCAGGGTGCTGTCGATCCCCTCGAACACCGCCGCCGAGTCCGCGGCCTGCCCTGCCGGACCCGTCACGAACGTCTCCAGGCCGTCGGGCCCGTCGCCGGCGGTGTCCTCCAGCTCGTCGACGATGTCGGGCGCCTTGTTCCAGCCGTCCTCGCCGAGGTTGAGCGGCACGATGATCTCCAGCGCCTCGCCGTCCTCGGACGGGATCGGGCCGACGACCTCGCCGTCGATGTCGTCGCGCTGCCCGAACGTCGCCGCGTCCTCCTGGGCCGCAGTCATGTCCTCTGGCTGCAGGCCTCCGTCGCGTTCGTACACGATCACGGCGGGAATCATGTTGGGCGACGAGAAGGTCTCGGCGGCCTCGAGCGCCTTGGTGGACTCGGCGCTGCTAGGGAGCCAGTTCTCGGCCTCGTTCTCCTGGACGTCCATCAGCTGCCCGGCCGTCGAGCCCAGCACCCCGACGATGATCACCCAGAAGACGATGGTCAGTGCGGGCGTGAAGCGGTGGTTGATCCAGCTGGCGATCGATCGGTGCATGTCAGTCCCCCTGCGAGCGTCCTTCGACCGTACGACCGGCCGGGCGTCGCGAAGTCATCGCTTGCATCCCTGGAATACTGGACAGCGATGACGAATCCCACGTACGTCGAGGTCGAGCGGGCCCTGCTGGCGCGCTGGCCCGAGACCAAGCTCGAGCCCTCGCTGGAGCGCATCCGTGCGCTGTGCCGGCTGATGGGCGACCCCCAGAACGCCTACCCGGTGATCCAGCTGACCGGGACCAACGGCAAGACCTCGACCGCGCGGATGATCGACGCTCTCCTGCGTGAGCTCGCCGTACGGACCGGACGGTTCACGAGTCCCCACCTGGTGTCGATGACCGAGCGGGTGAGCATCGACGGCAAGCCGCTGAGCGAGGAGCTGTTCGTCGAGGCCTATGCCGACGTCGCCGCCTACGCCCAGGTCGTCGACGACAGTCAGCCGATCCCGCTGTCGTACTTCGAGATGATGGTCGGCCTCGCGTACGCCGCCTTCGCCGACGCCCCGGTCGACGTGGCCGTCGTCGAGGTCGGCATGGGCGGCGCCTGGGACGCGACCAACGTGGTGGATGCCGCGGTCGCGGTCCTCACCCCGATCGACGTCGACCACACGCGCTATCTCGGGGAGACGCCGGGCGACATCGCGATCGAGAAGGCCGGCATCATCAAGGCCGGCGCGCAGGTCGTCACTGCCGTACAGCCCGACGACGCCGCCGCCGCGATCGCCGCCAGGGTGTCCGAAGTGGGAGCGACGCTGCACCGCGAGGGCATCGACTTCGGTGTCGTTGGTCGGACGCCTGCGATGGGAGGGCAGTTGCTCGCGCTCCAGGGGCTCGGCGCGACGTACGACGAGGTGTTCCTCCCGCTGTTCGGGGCGCACCAGGCGCACAACGCCGCGTACGCGCTGGCCGCTGTCGAGGCGTTCACCGGCGGGCGCGAGCTCGATGCCGAGATCGTGCGTGCGGCGTTCGCGACGGTGACGTCGCCCGGGCGCCTCGAGGTCGTACGCCGCAGCCCGACCGTCGTGCTCGACGCGGCGCACAACCCCGCAGGGGCGCGTGCGACGGCGGAGGCCTTGCAGGAAGCGTTCGCGTTCACGCCGCTGATCGGCGTCGTGGGCGTGATGGCGGACAAGGACGTCGACGAGATCCTGCTGGCGTTCGAGCCGGTGATGGCCGAGATCGTCTGCACCCAGAACGCCACCGACCGTGCGATGCCCGCCGCCGAGCTGGCCGACATCGCCGAAGGGATCTTCGGGTCCGACCGGGTGCACGTGGCGCGCCGACTGCCCGACGCCCTCGAGAAGGGCGTCGCGCTGTCGGAGAGCGAGCGGTACGGAGAAGGCGTCGGCAGCGGCGGTGTGCTCGTCACCGGTTCCGTCGTGACGGCAGGTGAGGCGCGGGTGCTGCTCGCGCGTGAGGAGTCGGTGGACTGATGCGTGGCATGTGTGCCGGGGTGCTGTTCCTGGAGGCGATCGTCCTCGGGCTGGCGACGCCGGTGATGATCCAGGTCGAGGACGTGTCGCCGGGGCTCGCGCTGTTCTGCGGGCTCGGCCTGGCCGTCGTCGCCGTCGTCACGTCGGGTCTGCTGCGGCACTCGTGGGCGTACACGATCGGGTGGCTCGTGCAGGTCGGCGCGGTGGCGCTCGGGTTCCTGCTGCCGATCGCGTTCTTCGTGGGAGGTATGTTCGCGGCGCTGTGGGCCGCGGCGTGGTTCCTCGGACGCAAGATCGAGGCCGACCGCGCGGCGAACCCGGAGTTCTACGCCCGCTGAACAGAGGGCGGCAGGCCCCTCGCTAGGCTTCGACGCATGTCCGAACGCACTCTGGTCCTGCTCAAGCCCGACGCCGTCCGCCGTGGACTGGTCGGCGAGATCCTCGGTCGCTACGAGGCGAAGGGCCTCTCGATCGTCGCCACGTGGTTCGGCACGATCGACGCCGCCCAGGCGGACGCACACTACGCTGAGCACGTCGAGCGCGACTTCTACCCGCCGCTGCGGACGTTCGTGACCTCCGGCCCGATGATGGCGCTCGTGCTCGAGGGCGACCAGGCGATCGAGGTCGTGCGGCTGCTCAACGGCGCCACCGACGGCCGCGTCGCCGCCCCTGGCACGATCCGCGGCGACCTCTCGCTGTCGAACCGTGAGAACCTCGTCCACGGCTCGGACTCGCCCGAGTCGGCCGCCCGCGAGACGAAGCTCTGGTTCCCCGAGCTGGGCTGACTGCTCGTCGTGAGGTACGTCGAGCCCGATCCGTCGCTTCCCGAGGTGCCGTTGGCCGGCGGGTACGTGACCGAAGGGCTCGTCCGGATCGGTGACACGGCGCGCCGTCCCCCAGCCGGCACGCTGCCCTGACGGCCGAGGTGCTGCGGTTCGTCGAGGCCGCCGGGTTCGATGGGGCTCCGCGCTGTCTCGGGACCGACCACGCCGGCCGGCAGGTCCTCTCGTACGTCCCGGGAGAGGTCGCGTCTCGTACGTCCCGCGAGGCGCACGCGCTCATCGACTTCGACATGGCGCGGCCCGCGACCCGTAAGGAGGAGGTGCAGAACCTCCTGCTGTGGTGCGCACCGCCGATGGCCCCCCGAGACCGCCCGGAGGCTATGGCCGGGGTCGACCCGTACGCCCGCGCGCGCCTCCTGGTCGACGCCTACGGCCTCGGTTCCGATGCCCGTTCGGAGGTGGTCGCCGTCGCAGAGAACACGGCGGCGCGGGCGTGGTTCCTCATGCGGGACAGAGCCGCGCGGCTGGGCGGCGGATGGGCCCGGATGTGGGCTGAGGTGTGGGGGACACGATCCGTCGCCGCCGGGAGTGGCTCGCCGAGCACCGCGCCACGCTGACCGGCGCCGTCACGGCCTGACGGCTCAGCGCAGCACTGAGCGGTCGGTTGGTGTGAGCCGGAGCTCCTCACCGATGCTCGACTGCACGACCTGCAGCACACTCTCGGAGGCAGCCGCGGCCGTCACGCGGCGTACGTGGGCGGCGTGCTCGGCCTCCGTGGCGAAGCGCGCGACGCGGACGTACGCGCGGGCGTCCGCGCGGACCGGCAGGGCGGGGAACGTGTTGGCGACGTCGGCCGACACGTACGCCGCGACGCGGGCCGACCCGAGCGCGGTCAGGCGGTCCTCGCCGGCCGCCTCCATCAGCGCGACGAATCCGTCCAGGTCGTCCGGCTGATAGACGGTCGTGACCACCAGGTCAGGAGGGGACGGCTCCTGAGCCGAGGACAGCGTGAGGGCGCCGCCGGAGACCGGGCGAAGCAGCAGGACATCGTCGGACGAGATCATCGTCGCGTTGGCGGCGTCGCGGTTGCGAGCCCAGACCGGACCCCCGTAGAACGCCTGGAGCGACTTCCCGCGGCTCACCGCGTCGTCGAACCCGCGCATCCACACGAACTGGTCGGGGTCGTCGAGGTCGCGGAACTGGCCGAGGACCGACATCCCGGCATCCTCTTGCGGTGCGAGGAACTCGGAGTCGAACAAGGAGATCAGCGTCTCCCGCTGTCCGGGGTGCAGGGCGTAGCGGCGAAGCTCGAGGAGCGCGGTGCGCGGCATGCCGCCACCCTTGCAGGCAGGTCCGACACGGACGCGGCTCCAAGACTGAGCGGGCGCTCTGGCGTGTCTGACCGGGGACCGACGCCCACCAGACCTAGCCTGAGCCCATGTCCTTCCCCTTGCGCAGCCTGCTCGGGCGCGACATGGCGGTCGACCTGGGCACAGCCAACACCCTCGTCTACGTACGAGGCAAGGGTGTGTTGCTCGACGAGCCGTCGGTCGTGGCCCTGGCCGCGCAGACCCACGAGATCCTTGCCGTGGGTACGGAGGCCAAGCGCATGCACGGGAGGACTCCCGACGCGATCTCGGTGATCCGGCCGATGAAGGACGGCGTGATCGCCGACTTCGAGGCCTGCGAGCACATGCTCCGGCTGTTCATCCAGCAGGTGCACCGGCGTCGCTACTTCACCAAGCCGCGCCTCGTCGTCTGCGTCCCCAGCGCGATCACGTCCGTCGAGCAGCGTGCGGTCCGCGAGGCGGGCTACCAGGCCGGGGCACGCCAGGTCTTCATCGTCGAGGAGCCGATGGCCGCCGCGCTCGGCGCCGGGCTTCCGGTCCACGAACCGACCGGCAACATGATCGTGGACGTCGGAGGCGGGACGACCGAGGTCGCGGTGATCGCACTCGGTGGCATCGTCGCCAGCCGTTCGATCCGTACGGCCGGCGACGACATGGACGAGGCGATCGTCGCGTGGTTCAAGAAGGAATACGCGCTCCTGCTCGGCGACCGTACGGCCGAGGACCTCAAGGCCGAAGCCGGGTCGGCGTTCCCGATGCCGGATGAGCGCACCGTCCACGTCCGCGGACGCGACATGGTCGGCGGCCTCCCTCGTACGGTCGAGGTCACCGCCGCGGAAGTCCGCCGCGCCCTCGAGGAACCGGTTGCGGCCATCGTCGACGCCGTCCGCAGCACCCTCGACCTGACCCCGCCGGAGCTCGCCGGCGACATCATGGACCGCGGCATCGTGCTGACCGGCGGCGGAGCGCTGCTGCGGGGGCTCGACGACCGCATCCGTCATGAGACCCAGATCCCCGTCCACGTCGTCGAGGACCCGCTCCACTCGGTCGCCCTCGGTGCGGGCAAGTGCGTCGAGGAGTTCGACGCACTCCGACAGGTGCTGACCTCCGAGCCCCGGAGGTGATCGCGTGGCCCGGACCCGTACCCGTCCCGACCCCGAGCCGCGCCGCCCCCGCACGGTCCTGTTCGTGCTCCTGCTCGCCGCCGTGGCGCTCATCAGTGTCGACCTCTCCGGCGCGGGCTCGCCCGCTCGTACCGTCGCGTCCACGCTCCTCGGGCCGCTGGAGTCCGGGGCGCACCGGCTGCTGAGCCCGTTCGGCATCGACAGCTTCGCGACCCGTGACGCGCTGCGCGACGAGAACGCCGCTCTCGAGGAGGAGAACGCTCGTCTGCGCGGCCTCGTCGCGTCCAGCGGAGTCGACCGGACGCGGCTCGCCGAGTACGACCGCCTCGCGCGGTACGCGGACGCGGCCGGGCTCGAGACCGTCACGACACACGTCGTCGGCCTTGGCTCGGCTCAGTCGTTCCGCCGTACGGTCACGCTCGACGCGGGCACGGCGCGGGGAGTGCGCAAGGACATGACCGTGCTCGGCCCGGACGGCCTCGTCGGCCGCGTCGTCAGCGCGACGCGGACCAACGCCGTGGTGCTCCTGCTCGTCGACGCCGACTCCGTCGTCGGTGCACGGGTGGGAGGGGACCACGAGCTCGGGATGGTCCGCGGCGACGGGAGCCTGTCGGGGTCGGGCCGCCTGACCCTGGACGTGCTCGACCGCCAGGTGGTGCCCAAGGAGGGCGACACGATCGTCGCGTGGGGCTCGCGCGACGGCGTCCCGTACATCGCGGGCGTCCCGATCGGACGGGTCGAGAAGGTCGTGGAGTCGCCGCGCGACGAGACGGCCGAGGTTACGGTCGCTCCGTTCGTCGACTTCTCCGCGCTCGACGCCGTGTCGGTCGTGGTCGGCGCCCGGACGGGGTCGTGACGTGAGCGTCCGGCGCGCGGGCACCGTGCTCGTGCTGCTCCTCGCCGCCGTCGTCCTGCAGGTGAGCCTGCTTGCACCCCTCGTCCCGACCGGTGTCGCGCCCGACCTCGTGCTCGTGGTCGTCGTCGCCGTCGGTCTGTGCACGGGGGCGGCCGATGGTGCCGTGACGGGTTTCGTCGGGGGGCTCCTGCTCGATGCCGCGCCACCGGCCGACCACGTCCTCGGGCAGTGGGCGCTGGCGTTGACGGTCGTCGGCTACCTCGCCGGGACCGTCGACCGCGGCAGCCGGCCGTCGTGGGTGAGCGATGCCGCGACTGTCGCCGCCGGCGCGTTCGTCGGCACGTCGCTGTTCGCGCTGTCCGGGCTGCTGCTCGACCAGCCTGGTGTCACGGTCTCCGGGGTGCTCCCCGTGGTTGCGCTGGCGACCGCGTACGACGTCGTCCTCGGCCTCGCAGCGGTGCCCGGGGTCCGCGCCCTGCTCGTCCGGCTGGAGCCGGCGCCCCGGGTGGGGTGGTGACGTGAGGCGCGGTCATGCCCGGCTCGTCGTCGTGCAGGTGCTCGTCGTGGCGCTGTTCGCGACGCTCGTCGCACGGCTCTGGTACGTCCAGGTGGTCGGCGGCGAGGAGTACCAGGCGCGCGCGGCGAGCAACGCCACCCGCCAGGTCGTGGTCCAGCCCCAGCGCGGGCTCGTCGTCGATGCGATGGGGCGGCCGCTGGTCACCAACCGCTCCACATGGGTCGTCACCGTCGACCGCTCGCGCCTGACCCGCCTCGACGCCGACGAGCAGGCCGATGTGCTCGGGCGCCTCGCGAGCCTCGTCGACCTGAAGTACGACGCGCTGCTCGACCGCATCAAGCTGTGCGGCGAGGAGGGTGCTCCCGAGCCGCCCGCCTGCTGGAACGGCTCCCCGTACGAGCCCGTGCCGGTCGCCCAGGACGTGCCGCGCGACGTCGCCCTGACGCTCTCGGAGCGGGCGGAGGAGTTCCCCGCGGTGGCGGCGCAGCAGCGCTACCTCCGTGCCTACCCGTCGCCGGAGGGCGTCAACGCCGCCCAGCTCCTCGGGTACGTCAGCCCGATCACCGCCGACGAGTACGCCGCGGCGCGCGAGTCCGACGACGACACGCGCAGCGCCGCCTCGATGGTCGGCCGTGCCGGGATCGAGCGGGGGTACGACGCGGACCTGCGCGGCGTGCCGGGCACCACCGGCAAGGCGGTCGACTCCCGTGGGCGCGTGATCGCCGAGGGCGCGGCCGTCGACCCCGAGGCCGGCAAGACGCTCGTGACGAGCATCGACGCGCGGGTGCAGGCGTTGGCCGAGTCCCAGCTCGAGAAGGCGATCAAGAAGGCCCGCACGACTCACGACGACGTGACCGGTCGCGACTACGAGGCCACGGCGGGTGCCGTCGTCGTGCTCGACCCGAACGACGGACGCGTGATCGCCGCGGCCAGCAACCCCACGTACGACCCCGAGGTGTGGGTCGACGGGATCTCCGACCGCAAGCTCAAGGAGCTGTACGACGACGGCTCCGGCACCCCGCTCCTCTCGCGGGCGACCCAGGCGCAGCTCGCCCCGGGCTCGACCTGGAAGCCCTTTGTCGCCGCGGGCGCGCTGGAGGACCGTTGGGACACCGGCTCGCGCCTGGACTGCTCGTCAGGGCTGCAGGTCGGCACCCGGTGGTTCAAGAACTACGAGTCGGCCTCGTACGGCTCGATCGGGTTCGACCAGGCGCTCTCGGTCTCGTGCGACACCTTCTTCTACCGGATCGCGTACGCCGCCTGGATGGACCAGGGCGGGGCCGACGCCGACGAGGGCGTGCACGACCCGCTGGTCGAGATGGCGCGGGCCTTCGGGTTCGGTGCGCGCACCGGCTTCGACGTGCCGGGCGAAGCAGCCGGGCGGCTCGGCGACCGCCCGTGGCGGCAGGACTATTGGGACGCCAACAAGGACCGCTACTGCAAGATCGCCGAGAAGCCGGAGAAGGTCGACAGCGCCTACCTTCGGCTGTTCGCCCGCGAGTTCTGCGCCGACGGGTACGTCTACCGGGCCGGGGATGCGGTCAACTTCTCGATCGGGCAGGGCGAGACGCTCGTGACCCCGCTCCAGCTCGCCGTCGCGTACGGGGCGCTGTCCAACGGGGGGACGCTCTACGAGCCGCGCGCGGCCAAAGCCGTCCTCGACGCCGACGGCCGCGTGGTGCGCGAGATCGCGCCGAAGAAGGCCGGGCGTGTCCCCGTCTCGAAGTCCCACCTGCGCTACATCGATCGCGCGCTCCTCGACACCGCCAAGAGCGGCACGATGGCGTGGAAGATGGGCGGCTTCCCGCTCGGCGAGGTGAAGATCCGGTCCAAGACCGGCACTGCCGAGGTCACCGGACGCCAGACGACCGGCTGGGTCGCCTCGTACGACGAGAACTACGTCGTCGTGATGATGATGGAGCAGGCCGGCACCGGCTCCGGATCGTCGGGCGACGCGGTGCGCGCGATCTGGGAGGGCCTGTACGGGGTGAAGGACGGCAAGGTCCGCCGAGATGAGGCGCTGATGCCGAAGGCCCGTCCGCCGAAGGGTCTGCCGCGCGTCGCTGTTGACGGCCGGGTGCTCGCGCCCCGTACCGCCACGAAGGGCGACGGCCGATGAGCACGCGAGGCACCGTACGTCCGGCACGTCCACCGGGTGCGCCGGCGCGGCGGTGGTGGGGAGACGTCGATCTGCCGCTGGTCGGCTCGGCGCTCGCGCTCGGCCTGATCGGGATGCTGCTGGTGTGGTCGGCGACCGCGTCGCGCGACGATCTCACCGGCGGCGACCCGACGGCGTACCTCGTCAAGCAGGGCACCAACGTCCTCATCGCCCTGGGGCTCGGTGCCGTGATGGCGGCGACTGACCGGCGCTGGATCCGACTGTGGGCGCCGGTCGTGTACGGAGCAGCGGTCCTCGGGTTGGTGCTGGTGTTCGTCCCGGGGGTAGGTGCGGTCGTCAACGGGTCGCGCTCGTGGCTCCAGGTCGGGGGGCTGTCGTTGCAGCCGGCCGAGCTCGCGAAGCTCGGCGTGGTGCTCGTGATGGCGCTGCTGTTCGCCGAGCGGACAGAAGGGGCGATGCGCCGCGTCGTCCGCTCGTCCGATGTCCTGCTCGCGCTCGTCTGCGCCGCGGTGCCCGCCGTGCTGATCCTTGCGCAGCCCGACCTCGGGACGTTGATGGTGATGGTCGCGATCGTGCTGGGCGTGCTGGCGGTCGCGGGGGTTCGGCTCGGGTGGCTGGTCGGGCTGGTCGCCGTCGGCATCGGCGCGATCGTGCTGGCGGTCGCGACCGGGCTGATCGAGGACTACCAGGTCCTGCGTTTCGAGGCGTTCACCAACCCCGACCTCGATCCGCGCGGCGCCGGATACAACACCGTCCAGGCGCGGATCGCGATTGGCAACGGCGGCATCTGGGGTCAGGGGCTCTTCGACGGCACCCAGACGCAGGCGGGCTTCGTGCCCGAGCAGCACACCGACTTCGTGTTCACGGTGGCGGGGGAGGAGCTCGGGCTGCTGGGCGCCGGACTCGTCGTCGTGCTCCTGGGCGTGCTCGTCTGGCGGTGCCTGCGGATCGCTCAGCGCGCCGACGACCTGTTCGACCGGCTCGCCGCCGCCGGGATCGCGTGCTGGTTCGGGTTCCAGGCGTTCCAGAACATCGGGATGTCGCTCGGGATCATGCCGGTGACGGGGGTGCCGCTGCCATTCGTCTCGTACGGGGGGACGGCGATGTTCGCCTCCGCGATGGCAGTCGGACTGCTGGTCGCGATCGGTCGCCGCAGCGCGACGCCAGCCGTGGTCGTACGCTCCCGCTCCGCCCGCTCCCGCTGACGGTTTGCCACGGGGGTGGCGACGGATTCGGTCCCTGGGGGCACGCTCGTTACCCTGGGGAGCATGCCCGTGCAGCACCTCGACACCAGCGTCGCGTCGGTCTTCGACCGGCTCGAGCCGCTCCTCCCGACGATCAGCAAGCCGATCCAGTACGTCGGCGGTGAGCTGAACTCCGTCATCAAGGAGTGGAGCTCTGTTGACGTGCGCTGGGCCCTGATGTACCCCGACGCCTACGAGGTCGGCCTGCCCAACCAGGGTGTCCAGATCCTGTACGAGGTCCTCAACGAGCGTGACTGGCTCCTGGCCGAGCGCACGTACGCGGTCTTCCCTGACATGGAAGCCCTCATGCGCGAGCACGCGATCCCGCAGTTCACGGTCGACACCCACCGCCCGGTGCGCGCGTTCGACCTGTTCGGCATCTCGTTCTCGACCGAGCTCGGCTACACCAACATGCTCACCGCCCTCGATCTTGCGGGCATCCCGCTGCGCGCCGTCGACCGCACCGACGACGACCCGATCGTCCTCGCCGGCGGGCACGCGGCGTTCAACCCGGAGCCGATCGCGGACTTCGTCGATGCCGCCGTGCTCGGCGACGGCGAGGAGATCGTCCTCAAGATCAGCGACGTCGTCCGCGAGTGGAAGGCCGAGGGAAAGCCCGGCGGCCGCGACGAGGTCCTCATGCGCCTCGCCCGCTCCGGCAGTGTCTACGTGCCGAAGTTCTACGACGTCACCTACCTCCCCGACGGCCGCATCCAGCGCGTCGCGCCCAACCGGCCGGGCGTCCCGTGGCGGGTCACCAAGCACACGCTGATGGACCTCGACCAGTGGCCGTACCCCAAGAACCCGCTGGTCCCGCTCGCCGAGACCGTCCACGAGCGCTACTCCGTCGAGATCTTCCGCGGCTGCACCCGCGGCTGCCGGTTCTGCCAGGCCGGCATGATCACGCGTCCGGTGCGCGAGCGCAGCCTGCAGACGATCGGCGAGATGGTCGACAACGGGCTGAAGAAGTCAGGCTTCGAGGAGGTCGGCCTGCTCTCGCTGTCCAGCGCCGACCATACCGAGATCGGCGAGGTCGCCAAGCAGCTCGGCGACCGGTACGAGGGCTCCAACACGTCGCTGTCGCTGCCGAGCACCCGTGTCGACGCCTTCAACATCACGCTCGCCAACGAGTTCAGCCGCAACGGGCGCCGCTCGGGCCTGACGTTCGCGCCCGAGGGCGGCTCGGAGCGTCTCCGTAAGGTGATCAACAAGATGGTCACCGAGGAGGACCTGATCCGTACGGTCGCCGCCGCGTACTCCCACGGCTGGCGTCAGGTGAAGCTCTACTTCATGTGCGGGCTCCCGACGGAGACCGACGAGGACGTCATGCAGATCGGCGAGCTCGCCAAGAAGGTCATCGAGACCGGGCGTGAGGTGTCGGGCCGCAAGGACATCCGGTGCACGGTGTCGATCGGCGGGTTCGTGCCCAAGCCGCACACGCCGTTCCAGTGGGCGGCGCAGCTCGACCACGAGACCACCGACGACCGCCTGCGCAAGCTGCGCTCCTCGGTGCAGTCCGACAAGCGCTTCGGGCGTGCGATCGGTTTCCGCTACCACGACGGCAAGCCCGGCACGATCGAAGGCCTGCTCTCGCGCGGCGACCGGCGCGTGGGGCGCGTCATCGAGGCGGTCTGGCGCGACGGTGGCCGTTTCGACGGCTGGAGCGAGCACTTCTCGTACGACCGCTGGGAGCGCTGCACCGCCGAGGCGCTGGCCGGCGAGCCGGTCGACCTCGACTGGTACACGACGCGCGAGCGCGAGTACGCCGAGGTGCTCCCGTGGGACCACCTCGACTCCGGGCTCGACCGCGACTGGCTCTGGGAGGACTGGCAGGACGCGATCGACCCCGACGGTGCGCTGGAGGTCGAGGACTGCCGCTGGACGCCGTGCTTCGACTGCGGCGTCTGCCCGCAGATGGATTCCG
This genomic window contains:
- a CDS encoding DUF4233 domain-containing protein, producing MRGMCAGVLFLEAIVLGLATPVMIQVEDVSPGLALFCGLGLAVVAVVTSGLLRHSWAYTIGWLVQVGAVALGFLLPIAFFVGGMFAALWAAAWFLGRKIEADRAANPEFYAR
- the ndk gene encoding nucleoside-diphosphate kinase, with protein sequence MSERTLVLLKPDAVRRGLVGEILGRYEAKGLSIVATWFGTIDAAQADAHYAEHVERDFYPPLRTFVTSGPMMALVLEGDQAIEVVRLLNGATDGRVAAPGTIRGDLSLSNRENLVHGSDSPESAARETKLWFPELG
- a CDS encoding NIPSNAP family protein, whose amino-acid sequence is MPRTALLELRRYALHPGQRETLISLFDSEFLAPQEDAGMSVLGQFRDLDDPDQFVWMRGFDDAVSRGKSLQAFYGGPVWARNRDAANATMISSDDVLLLRPVSGGALTLSSAQEPSPPDLVVTTVYQPDDLDGFVALMEAAGEDRLTALGSARVAAYVSADVANTFPALPVRADARAYVRVARFATEAEHAAHVRRVTAAAASESVLQVVQSSIGEELRLTPTDRSVLR
- a CDS encoding MMPL family transporter, which produces MHRSIASWINHRFTPALTIVFWVIIVGVLGSTAGQLMDVQENEAENWLPSSAESTKALEAAETFSSPNMIPAVIVYERDGGLQPEDMTAAQEDAATFGQRDDIDGEVVGPIPSEDGEALEIIVPLNLGEDGWNKAPDIVDELEDTAGDGPDGLETFVTGPAGQAADSAAVFEGIDSTLLFAAAGVVTVLLLFTYRSPVLWLLPVISAGVALTVAQAVVVLLAKHANLTVDGQSASILTVLVFGAGTDYALLLVARYREELRRHENRREAMVVALHRAGPAIIASGATVAIGMLCLLLAQMTSTRGLGPVAAIGIVCGLAVMLTMLPALLVVLGRWIFWPRIPHFGDEDPAAHGLWAGVGRRIARAPRRVWVTTSVILAIASIGILQLNATGLSTEEAFLGTPDSVKGEKVLSEHFPGGAGAPVVVVASPDAADAVRTTFQADDGIAAGSVTEPRVEGDWAYMEGTLEAEPDSDAAYDAIESLRSELDSADPDALVGGMTAVTLDIQTASARDNRVIIPAVLVVVLLILMLLLRAVVAPLILLGTVVLSFGAALGVSALVFRYVFDFAGTDTSFPLFVFVFLVALGIDYNIFLMTRVREEALQYGTRRGALIGLAATGGVITSAGLVLAGTFAVLGTLPLVFFAEIGFAVAFGVLLDTLVVRSVLVTALNLDVGRHMWWPSALGHKEDVAAGAGPRDPYEEAVTAGAKAGPPSP
- a CDS encoding folylpolyglutamate synthase/dihydrofolate synthase family protein; its protein translation is MTNPTYVEVERALLARWPETKLEPSLERIRALCRLMGDPQNAYPVIQLTGTNGKTSTARMIDALLRELAVRTGRFTSPHLVSMTERVSIDGKPLSEELFVEAYADVAAYAQVVDDSQPIPLSYFEMMVGLAYAAFADAPVDVAVVEVGMGGAWDATNVVDAAVAVLTPIDVDHTRYLGETPGDIAIEKAGIIKAGAQVVTAVQPDDAAAAIAARVSEVGATLHREGIDFGVVGRTPAMGGQLLALQGLGATYDEVFLPLFGAHQAHNAAYALAAVEAFTGGRELDAEIVRAAFATVTSPGRLEVVRRSPTVVLDAAHNPAGARATAEALQEAFAFTPLIGVVGVMADKDVDEILLAFEPVMAEIVCTQNATDRAMPAAELADIAEGIFGSDRVHVARRLPDALEKGVALSESERYGEGVGSGGVLVTGSVVTAGEARVLLAREESVD